The Leptospira venezuelensis nucleotide sequence TTAACTATAGGTAAACGTAAACTGTTTGGCCTTTGTAACGCAAAAAGTCAAAATCTTGAAAAGTTAATGATCAGCTTTGAACAAAGATTCTGAAGTAATCAACAGTCTCCTTGCTATTTAATCGACGTCGACTAACTTTCGGTGCTTCCGCGGCGCTTCGGGATCGCTTGCGCGACCCTTGCTTGGGCTTCGCCACATTTCGCTTTGTCACTCGTCTTGCAAAGCAAGCCTCGCGCCAAGTGCTTCGCACTCGCGAAACGTCGGAACACCTTGGTCGTTAGGCGACATTCCTACTGAAATTTCAGTTATTAAAAAAATTCAATTTACTGTTAGTGATTTTATAAGTTATCTTATATTTAAATATAAAATATACGTATTTTTACTATCTAATAATCGGGAATTCTTTAAATGGAACATTCATCAGACGAGCGTTGGAAAGAAGCGAGGAAAAGAGTTGAACCTTATGTTCATGCTGTCTTTTGGCAAGATTTAGGCGTAGAAGATTCTCAACGGTATGTAGATTGGATATTAGATAGGTTGGTTAAACATGAATTCTTGGCAGTTCTCGAGGATAACTATGCGTTATGGAAGTCAGATGAGAATAGAGATCGAATTTTACTTATTAGCGATTTAAAGTATCCTGAAGCCCGTAAAATTTTGAATGAAAAACTGGAAAAAGATCCGAATACATATTATTGGATTCAACCGAGCAGCGCTCCGTGAACACATTTTCTGATATCGATCGTAAAATACGGAACGTCGCCTAACTGTCGGTGCTTCCACTCCGTTCGTGGATCACTAACGTGACCACTCACTCGGGCTACGCCACATTTGCTTCAGTCACTTCGCTTGCAGAGCAAGCTCGTGCCATCGCAAACGTCGGAACACCTTGGTCGTTAGGCGCAATATCGCGATTCTTCTTTTTCTTTTTTTACAGAGAGTTGGAATTCTTCCGTAAACCATTTAGTAAAATTTCCTTTGGTTCGTTCCGCTTTCACACTTTTCTTGCCTTATCTAGTAAAACTGAAAGGCATTTCAGAATGTTAGGAATTCGTCAGAACTAATTGTATCCTTTGCTTTGGGATCTTGCGAAAAGTGTTTCGCTAGCCTTATATTGTAGGCGCAAATTCGTCTTTAATTGACCTTTGCTTTATTAGTATATTTTATAGAGTAGGGGTTTGGTGCAACGTATTTGAGCGATACTACGCCTAACTATCGGTGCTTCCGCTTCGCTTCGAGATTGCTTGCGCAACTCTCGCTCGGGCTTCGCCACATTTGCTTCTGTCACTTCGTTTGCATGAGCAAACTCGTGCCATTGCAAACGTCGGAACACCTTGGTCGTTAGGCGCCATATCGCGATTTTCTTTTTTAATTATTTTAGATAGAAGTTGTGAATTTTTTCGTAAAACCAAATGAGGATCCACTTAAAGTCAGGCCGCTTTTCACCCTTTTCTTACTTTGTGTAGTAGGCTGAAAAGCTCTACAGTATGTTAGGAATTTAATAGAACTACTTGCATCTCTTTCATCAAAAGAATCGAAAAGGGTTCGCTACTTTATATTTAAATAGTAAATTCTTCTTTATTTGACCTTTGCTTTATTAGTAGATTTTACAGAGTAGGGCTCTTGAATGCACCGTGTTTGAGCGATACAGCGCCTAACTATCGGTGCCTCCGCTCCGTTCGTGGATCGCTTCGCGACCACTCACTCGGGCTTCGCCACATTTACTTCCGTCACTACGCTTGCTTATGCAAGCTTGCGCCGTCGTAAACGTCGGAGCACCTTGGTCGTTATACGCAAGACGCCCAAATATTGCATTTTATAGAAGAATTCATTTGACTTATATACAAAGATTGTATATACTTAAGAAATGAACCAGACTGTTAATATTTCCTTTGAAAAGGGGCTTTTAAAAGAAATAGATAAAATTGCCAAAAGAGAGCACAGATCAAGGTCAGAATTGATTCGTGAAGCGGCGAGAGCCTATATAGAAAAGAAATTTAAATGGGAAAAAATTTTCGAAATTGGCTCAGCAATTTCTAAGACAGCAAATATTACTGAGGAATCCATTATAGATGAGATAAAACTAATCAGGAAGCAGAAGAAAACTCCCTGATGCTTAAAGTTCTTATAGATACCAATGTTTACATATCAGCAATTCTATTTGGTGGCAAACCTAAAGTTATTTTAGAAGAGCTAATATCGGGAAAGATAATTGGCTACATTTCTGATTCCATCTTAAAAGAAATTGAAGAGACATTAAAAAAGCCAAAATTTAAGTTAAGTGAAGAATTTATCTCAATAGTTTTATCTGAAATTGAATCACTCACAGAGAAAATAGTAAATATATCTCTAAAAGACTATGCGGGTCTTCGAGACAGAGATGATTATCACATACTTGAGAGTGCGATTTCAGCAAAGGTAGATTATTTAATTACTGGCGATCAAGATTTACTGGTTTTAAAGAATTTGAAATCTCTCAAGATTATTTCTCCTGAACAATATTTAAGTTTGGATAGTAGTGGGGCGTCCAGCGTATAACTGTCGGTGCTTCCGCTACGCTTCGAGATTGCTCGCGCAACTCTCGCTCGGGCTACGCCACATTTGCTTCTGTCACTCGTCTTGCAGAGCAAGCTCGTGCCATCGCAAACGTCGGAACACCTTGGTCGTTAAGCGCCATAACTGAAAATTATAAATATATCAAAGGATTTGATCTGTGCAAATAGAAACTATAATATTCATTTTCATTCTATTTTTGGGAGGTCTTTCATTTTATAATATTAGCTGGAGGATTAAGCATTCGCCTGAGCTGAAAGTTGGATACATAAAGTTATTTATTTTTTGGTTAATTTGTATATACAGTATTATATCCTTAACTCAAATTTCCAAATTTCCATTCTCTGACTATTTACCATTAATTCCAGTTATTATACTGGCTTTCTGGGTCTATTTGTTTAAGGGAGATCTCACTTTACAATCATATCCGGGATTCCTCGGCTTTCCAGTCGGCAGAGCCGAACGAATTAGAATTTATACACTTTTAATTCTAATATACTCAGTCATACAATTGTTTATATTTCGTATTGGCCTCTTCGGTCAAATATTTGAAACAAAAGGTATCCCGTTTTTTCTTCCCGTATATTTTATATTTGGATGGATATCAGTTTCGTATTTGTTTTCGACACTTGATGGTTGGCAATGGTTGTCAGAGAATTATAAACTTAACAATGAATTTTTTGGGGAAAAAAGTAGTTGGACCTCAGCGACAATGAACGGAATTTCCTTTAATAATTGTTTTGTACTGGGTGCAAATGCTGATGGTCTCTATCTTAGCATGATTTTTCTTTTCCGTTTCGGGCATTCGCCACTGCTAATTCCTTGGTCTGAAGTAACAATAGGGAAAAGAAAATTTCTTTTTTCGGATAAAGCAGTTATTGAATTTAAAAAGACTCCTGGTATTATTCTAACAGTTTCGGAAGAATTATTCAGCAATTTTAGAAGCTTCGTGAAGCAAGAGGACTAACGAAAAATCAGTTACGGCGCTTAACTTTCGGTGCTTCCGCATCGCTTCGAGATTGCTTACGCAACTCTCGCTTGGGCTTCGCCACATTTGCTTCTGTCACTTCGCTTGCAAGGCAAGCTCGTGCCATTGCAAACGTCGGAACACCTTGGTCGTTAGGCGAAAAGCGGCTAAAGTTACATTTATAAGATGAATTATTCAGTAGACTTTGCTATAAAAGAAGCAATTGCAACGGTTCGGAATTTAAACAAGCTGTTGCAGCGAGACTTTATTTTTTTATCGATACTATTTGGTATCATTATACTAAAATCGAATGATTCAATTCAATTCTCGTATGTTACGCTTGATTTGAGCGAGAGATTTTCAAAGATTGCAATTTGGTTTATTATTTGTATTACTTTAATTATTATTCAAAGTCACCTATGTAAAATCTATGTTTTGCATCGTATCATAGATCGAGAACTAAAAAATAACGCTATTGAGAATCTGCCATCTACAGATGATGATGTACGCAAGGGATACATTATTAGAGTAAGTGCGAGA carries:
- a CDS encoding CopG family ribbon-helix-helix protein, yielding MNQTVNISFEKGLLKEIDKIAKREHRSRSELIREAARAYIEKKFKWEKIFEIGSAISKTANITEESIIDEIKLIRKQKKTP
- a CDS encoding TraY domain-containing protein encodes the protein MPCKRSDRSKCGEAQARVA
- a CDS encoding putative toxin-antitoxin system toxin component, PIN family produces the protein MLKVLIDTNVYISAILFGGKPKVILEELISGKIIGYISDSILKEIEETLKKPKFKLSEEFISIVLSEIESLTEKIVNISLKDYAGLRDRDDYHILESAISAKVDYLITGDQDLLVLKNLKSLKIISPEQYLSLDSSGASSV
- a CDS encoding TraY domain-containing protein; translation: MAPNDQGVPTFAMARVCSCKRSDRSKCGEARARVAQAISKRSGSTDS